From a region of the Vicinamibacteria bacterium genome:
- a CDS encoding extracellular solute-binding protein, producing MRVRAEAGGSSPFRGRPTVLALFSVGIYLFLYAPILVLVVFSFNRGRLTATWEGFTFDWYRKLLGDAQILGALRNSLIVGLVATALATAIGTAAALAFHRHRFRRQAALDALVILPIVVPEIVLASSLLLLFAALGLRLGYLTVILAHLGFSVSYAVVVVRARLAGLDRSLEEAAMDLGAGPGRTFFRVTLPLIAPGVLAAALLVFALSIDDYVITSFVAGVGSTTLPIQIYSMVRSGISPEINAVSALLLVATSLLLYAAHRLERGRGAREALPPVLLGLLVLAAPFLLGRPAGGGEEGVLNLYIWSNYIAPETLARFEERAHARVRVDVYDTNEALLAKVQAGNVGYDVLCPSNYVVDILRKQGFLRALDRSALPHLANIDPRFLNRDYDPGNRHSVPYFWGTCGIGYNRKRVGAVDSWAALWDRRFAGRILMLDDPRETLGAALKWRGKSLNSQDPEALGMAARLLLAQKPLVKTYDSANYHDVLLSGDVWLAQGWNGQFAKVMAHDPDLDYVIPKEGGSLFIDNLVIPASAPHPVLAHAFLDFTLEAEIAAEICRTMGYSTPNRAAIPLLPPEVRTNPAIFPGEDVLARLELIEDLGETTVLYDRLWTEVKTSR from the coding sequence GTGAGGGTCCGGGCGGAGGCGGGGGGGAGCTCCCCCTTCCGGGGCCGCCCCACCGTCCTCGCCCTATTCAGCGTGGGGATCTACCTCTTTCTGTATGCGCCGATCCTCGTGCTCGTGGTCTTCTCCTTCAACCGGGGCCGGCTGACCGCCACCTGGGAGGGCTTCACCTTCGACTGGTACCGGAAGCTCCTGGGAGACGCCCAGATCCTGGGCGCGCTCCGCAACAGCCTGATCGTCGGCTTGGTCGCCACCGCGCTCGCCACCGCCATCGGCACCGCGGCCGCCCTCGCCTTCCACCGCCACCGCTTCCGGCGCCAGGCCGCGCTCGACGCCCTCGTCATCCTCCCCATCGTGGTGCCGGAGATCGTGCTTGCCTCCTCGCTGCTCCTCCTCTTCGCCGCTCTCGGCCTCCGCCTCGGCTACCTGACCGTGATCCTGGCCCACCTCGGCTTCTCGGTCTCCTACGCGGTGGTGGTGGTGCGGGCGCGCCTCGCCGGTCTCGACCGGAGCCTGGAGGAGGCGGCCATGGACCTGGGGGCGGGGCCGGGGCGGACGTTCTTCCGGGTGACCCTCCCCTTGATCGCCCCCGGCGTCCTCGCCGCCGCGCTGCTCGTGTTCGCGCTCTCCATCGACGACTACGTAATCACGTCCTTCGTGGCGGGGGTGGGCTCCACCACCCTGCCCATCCAGATCTACTCCATGGTGCGCAGCGGGATCTCGCCCGAGATCAACGCCGTCTCCGCCCTCCTGCTCGTGGCCACGAGCCTGCTCCTCTACGCGGCCCACCGGCTCGAGCGGGGGCGGGGGGCGCGGGAGGCGCTCCCCCCCGTGCTCCTGGGCCTGCTCGTGCTCGCCGCCCCCTTCCTGCTCGGCCGCCCGGCGGGGGGCGGGGAGGAGGGGGTCCTGAACCTCTACATCTGGTCCAACTACATCGCTCCCGAGACGCTGGCCCGGTTCGAGGAGCGGGCCCACGCCCGGGTGAGGGTGGATGTCTACGACACCAACGAAGCCCTCCTGGCCAAGGTCCAGGCGGGCAACGTGGGCTACGACGTGCTGTGCCCCTCGAACTACGTGGTGGACATCCTACGCAAGCAGGGCTTCCTGCGAGCCCTCGACCGCTCCGCCCTGCCCCACCTCGCGAACATCGATCCCCGCTTCCTGAACCGCGACTACGACCCCGGGAACCGCCACTCCGTCCCTTACTTCTGGGGGACGTGCGGGATCGGCTACAACCGGAAGCGGGTCGGAGCGGTGGACTCCTGGGCCGCGCTCTGGGACCGGCGCTTCGCGGGCCGGATCCTGATGCTGGACGACCCCCGGGAGACGCTGGGGGCGGCCCTGAAGTGGCGGGGAAAGAGCCTGAACAGCCAGGACCCGGAAGCGCTCGGGATGGCGGCGCGGCTGCTCCTCGCACAGAAGCCCCTGGTGAAGACCTACGACTCCGCCAACTACCACGACGTGCTGCTCTCGGGGGATGTCTGGCTGGCCCAGGGCTGGAACGGCCAGTTCGCCAAGGTCATGGCCCACGACCCGGACCTCGACTACGTGATCCCCAAGGAGGGGGGGAGCCTCTTCATCGACAACCTGGTGATACCCGCTTCCGCGCCCCACCCCGTGCTGGCCCACGCCTTCCTGGACTTCACCCTGGAGGCGGAGATCGCGGCCGAGATCTGCCGGACCATGGGCTACTCCACGCCCAACCGGGCCGCCATCCCCCTCCTTCCCCCCGAGGTCCGCACCAACCCCGCCATCTTCCCAGGAGAGGACGTGCTCGCCCGCCTCGAGCTGATCGAGGACCTGGGGGAGACGACCGTCCTTTACGACCGTCTCTGGACGGAGGTGAAGACGAGCCGCTGA
- a CDS encoding ABC transporter permease, whose product MRSRRAALLLLLPCLLALLLLFVFPQALMLLASLGRRSVYGGVIPGHDLANYRRALAPLYLSILARSLGLALLTTLLCLLFAYPVALWIGQKAPARWRSALLVLIVLPFWTSFLVRMYAWIFLLRTEGLLNHLLRYLGLGPLSLLYTDVAVLLGQVYGELPFMILPLYASLEKLDRALLEAAADLGASPAGTLLKVTVPLSRAGIAAGCVLVFIPSLGAYLAPDLLGGARTVYIGNLIQSQFAVARDMPFGSALSFLLSLTVIALLFLFRRPLRAGQEP is encoded by the coding sequence GTGAGGAGTCGGCGCGCCGCCCTCCTCCTGCTTCTGCCCTGCCTCCTCGCCCTCCTCCTCCTCTTCGTCTTCCCCCAGGCGCTGATGCTCCTGGCCTCGCTCGGCCGGCGCTCCGTCTACGGCGGCGTCATCCCCGGCCATGACCTCGCCAACTACCGCCGGGCGCTCGCGCCCCTCTACCTCTCGATCCTCGCGCGCAGCCTGGGCCTGGCCCTCCTCACCACCCTCCTCTGCCTGCTCTTCGCCTACCCGGTCGCGCTCTGGATCGGCCAGAAGGCCCCCGCGCGCTGGCGCAGCGCGCTCCTCGTCCTCATCGTCCTTCCCTTCTGGACGAGCTTCCTCGTGCGCATGTACGCCTGGATCTTCCTGCTCCGCACCGAGGGGCTCCTGAATCACCTCCTCCGCTACCTCGGCCTGGGCCCCCTCTCTCTCCTCTACACCGACGTCGCGGTCCTTCTGGGCCAGGTCTACGGCGAGCTCCCGTTCATGATCCTCCCCCTCTATGCCTCCCTCGAGAAGCTGGACCGCGCGCTGCTCGAGGCCGCGGCCGACCTGGGAGCATCCCCCGCGGGGACCCTCCTCAAGGTCACGGTCCCCTTGAGCCGGGCCGGCATCGCGGCCGGGTGCGTGCTCGTCTTCATCCCCTCCCTGGGGGCCTACCTGGCCCCTGACCTCCTGGGGGGCGCCCGCACGGTCTACATCGGCAACCTGATCCAGAGCCAGTTCGCGGTGGCCCGCGACATGCCCTTCGGCTCCGCGCTTTCCTTCCTCCTCTCCCTCACCGTCATCGCCCTGCTCTTCCTCTTCCGCCGCCCCCTGCGGGCGGGGCAGGAGCCGTGA
- a CDS encoding ABC transporter ATP-binding protein — protein MRGAVSVQGLSKAYGDVVALREVSLDVEPGEFLTLLGPSGCGKTTLLRLLAGFEVPDGGRILLSGRDVAGLPPHRRPLNTVFQHYALFPHRTVAGNVAFGLESDGRAREEIRTRVARALEMVRLPGLGERRIDQLSGGQKQRVALARAMVREPEVLLLDEPLAALDIKLRKEMQVEVKNLQERLGTTFIFVTHDQDEALIMSDRIAVMSQGRIEQVGRPEELYERPRTRFVADFLAVRNLLQATVGAREGGRVSLRTRGGLALLAEDDGGYREGATVWVGIRPERMSLEGAGENVLSGTVDDEIYLGDRTDWRVRIGEETLTVAEGAASARGRRRGDAVTLSFPAGAVLRLEEAP, from the coding sequence ATGCGCGGCGCGGTCTCGGTACAGGGTCTGAGCAAGGCCTACGGCGACGTGGTCGCCCTCCGCGAGGTGTCCCTGGACGTGGAGCCGGGAGAGTTCCTGACCCTGCTCGGACCCTCGGGCTGCGGCAAGACCACCCTCCTCCGCTTGCTCGCGGGCTTCGAGGTCCCGGACGGGGGGCGAATCCTCCTCTCCGGCCGCGACGTGGCCGGGCTGCCTCCGCACCGCCGTCCCTTGAACACTGTCTTCCAGCACTACGCGCTCTTCCCCCATCGCACAGTCGCCGGCAACGTGGCCTTCGGGCTGGAGAGCGACGGGCGGGCGCGAGAGGAGATTCGGACCCGGGTGGCCCGAGCCCTGGAGATGGTGCGCCTGCCCGGCCTGGGGGAGCGGCGGATCGACCAGCTCTCGGGGGGCCAGAAGCAGCGGGTGGCCCTGGCCCGGGCCATGGTCCGGGAGCCGGAGGTCCTGCTCCTCGACGAGCCCCTGGCCGCGCTCGACATCAAGCTCCGGAAGGAGATGCAGGTGGAGGTGAAGAACCTCCAGGAGAGGCTCGGGACCACGTTCATCTTCGTGACCCACGACCAGGACGAGGCCCTGATCATGAGCGACCGCATCGCGGTCATGAGCCAGGGCCGCATCGAGCAGGTGGGCAGACCGGAGGAGCTCTACGAACGCCCGCGCACCCGCTTCGTGGCCGACTTCCTGGCCGTGCGGAACCTGCTCCAGGCCACAGTGGGCGCGCGGGAGGGGGGCCGGGTCTCCCTGCGCACGCGCGGCGGCCTCGCCCTCCTCGCGGAGGACGACGGCGGCTACCGCGAGGGGGCCACGGTCTGGGTGGGCATCCGGCCGGAGCGGATGAGCCTAGAGGGGGCGGGGGAGAACGTCCTCTCGGGGACGGTCGACGACGAAATCTACCTGGGGGACCGGACCGACTGGCGGGTCCGGATCGGGGAGGAGACCCTGACCGTGGCCGAGGGGGCGGCCAGCGCTCGCGGCCGCCGGCGGGGAGACGCGGTCACCCTCTCCTTCCCGGCGGGGGCGGTGCTCCGCTTGGAAGAGGCGCCGTGA